A stretch of the Saccharolobus caldissimus genome encodes the following:
- the nrfD gene encoding NrfD/PsrC family molybdoenzyme membrane anchor subunit has translation MANGLIPPAPPFQYPVSWGPDMPPDHQAVWALKVALAYFFIGLGSMIIAVTALNDSRIAVTATGNVNPLDSIRDVSKFKLSLGLTSLIAVILGLVLLVLDAGKPATAWEIITYGIEYGRWESWMFLGTIFLSVLVLVTLIYIGIWLGGINRIFSKLTSWYVVKGGFYYSRYVLIALALIFGILGASYGGVLFSLTNIALWRNPIIVILFPVSGLSSAAAVGMILTFLIKDVNVRESNLILWSTIDLFSEIGEAILTALFLYIGILNPDSAISVQQVLYGRYSAYFWTLVVTLGLAIPMLLEIVMHKISPYKYKYIVPIITILVLVGAASLRYYVVIASAYYYSPLSPFTPIQLQFPWGTTWGE, from the coding sequence ATGGCTAACGGATTAATACCACCTGCACCGCCGTTCCAATATCCAGTCTCATGGGGTCCAGACATGCCACCAGACCATCAAGCAGTATGGGCTTTAAAAGTAGCCTTAGCATACTTCTTCATAGGCTTAGGAAGTATGATAATAGCTGTTACTGCGTTAAATGACTCTAGAATAGCAGTGACCGCTACTGGGAATGTTAATCCCTTAGACTCCATAAGAGATGTATCTAAGTTTAAATTGTCCTTAGGTCTAACCTCTCTTATAGCGGTGATACTAGGACTCGTATTATTAGTATTAGATGCGGGTAAGCCAGCAACCGCATGGGAGATAATAACATATGGGATAGAATATGGAAGGTGGGAAAGCTGGATGTTCTTAGGTACAATATTCCTTTCGGTACTAGTGCTCGTAACATTAATATACATAGGAATATGGCTGGGAGGTATAAATAGGATATTTTCAAAACTTACTAGCTGGTATGTAGTTAAGGGAGGATTTTATTACTCTAGATACGTACTTATTGCGTTAGCATTAATTTTCGGAATTTTAGGAGCCAGTTATGGAGGTGTATTATTTAGTCTGACTAATATCGCTTTATGGAGAAATCCAATAATAGTAATACTATTCCCAGTTAGTGGATTAAGCTCAGCAGCAGCAGTAGGCATGATACTTACATTCCTAATAAAAGACGTAAACGTGAGAGAATCAAATCTCATATTATGGTCAACTATAGATCTCTTCTCGGAAATAGGTGAGGCAATATTAACTGCTTTATTCTTGTATATAGGTATTTTAAATCCAGATTCTGCAATCTCTGTGCAGCAAGTTTTATACGGAAGGTATTCCGCATATTTCTGGACATTAGTAGTTACGTTAGGTTTAGCTATACCAATGCTACTAGAGATAGTTATGCATAAAATTAGTCCTTATAAGTATAAATATATCGTGCCGATAATTACAATTCTAGTATTAGTAGGCGCAGCCTCACTAAGATATTATGTGGTAATAGCGTCCGCATACTATTATTCTCCCTTAAGTCCTTTCACTCCAATCCAATTACAGTTCCCTTGGGGTACTACATGGGGTGAGTGA